The Cucurbita pepo subsp. pepo cultivar mu-cu-16 chromosome LG15, ASM280686v2, whole genome shotgun sequence genome contains the following window.
CAAAATCCTGCATGTTTCGCCCTCGAATGATGAGacaaatctaaaataatttaactataATGAAACCATAAGTGTTCGGGGGTGGAGAAGAAACGTCATTTAACTTTATTTCTTCTACGAAACGaaccaataaaataaaggttCACCCTGTGTAATCTTGGTGGCTAATTACTCGATCCAATAGCATATAATTACCACAATGCCATTTATAACCCATTTGATATACTTTAATAGTCAACCTATGCAACAAAGATTCAATAACTTATCATGAAAACTAAGATTATCCTTAGTGACAAACTATCGTAATTAGGTCGGATGTTTCTTCAACGTTTTCGACGAGCGTGATTTCGTCCTCCGACGATCACGACTGTTCTTCTAATGTTTTGGGTGGAAAAGAAggatgacaaaaaaaaaaaaaaaaaaaaaaaaaaaaaaaaaaaaaaaaaaaaaNGTGATGATTCTCTTCTCAAAATAATGCCATGAAAGTCTCCCAAACATGTCCGagtaaatttagaaatttaggACACCACAAATGTAACTTTTGGTCGTGGTTGATTCACCTAAAATTAGGCATCAAACTTTGTGTGGTCTATgacttttcttcattcttctataaaaacatcatttcaacactcattttcatcatcaaaTCTACAACACCATTCAATAATGTCTTCACTAACCATTTCAAGATCATCCacattcatcatcttcttctttctttgtctcaTCACCAATGGCCTAGCTGCTGATTTCCATGTCAAAAGATATGGAGCAAAAGCCAATGGCAACTCAGATGATAGCCAGGTTTGTTCCTATGGTCGTACAAAATCTTATCATTATAATGTAGCTAGTTCGAACACGAAGTTGAATAACGTTTCGATTTTGAGTTTGAGAAAGCTAAAAGTTGATGAATTTGTGATGggttatttgttttgtttgtaatgTAGGCGATTATGAAGGCTTGGAAGGATGCTTGCATGTCAAGAAAGCCAAGCAAAGTAGTGATATCAGGTGGGAGATATGTGGTGAATTCGATGAAGTTTAAAGGGCCATGCATGGCGCCCGTTCATATTCAAATGGAGGGTAGACTCGAAGCGCCCCTCAATATTCAACACATGAAATCTGACGACAATTGGATCATTTTTGAGTATATTAATGGTTTAACAATCTCTGGAAAAGGCATTTTTGATGGCCGAGGATCTCTTGCTTGGAAGCAAAATCAATGTGCTTCTTCGGGAAAATGCGACTCTCTCCCTATTGTGAGTGTTCGTTTcgttaaaatattcattttggtCGTTAAAACGTCTACGTAGCATTAACCATGCATGTTTTACAAGAAGTTTTCTTGGATTGCAAGCTAACGAATGCGTATTGTTTACCATAGAGCTTGAGATTCTACAGCCTCAACAACACTATAATTCGAGGCATAACTTCAACAGACAGCAAGTTCTTCCACATGAACGTGCACAACTGCAGGAACATGACCATTCaaaacatcatcatcaacGCCCCCGGCATAAGTCCCAACACCGACGGGATCCATATTGGAGGATCGAGCGGGGTGACTATAAGCAATGCCAGGATCGAAACTGGTGACGATTGTGTCTCGATCGGCGACGGAAGCCAACAGATAATCGTCGAGAAGGTGACATGTGGTCCGGGTCACGGGATTAGCATTGGAAGCCTTGGAAAGTACAAGAATGAGAAACCAGTGTCTGGAGTCATTGTCAGAAATTGCACAATCAAAAACACCATGTTCGGAGTTAGGATCAAAACATGGCCAGATTCTACTCAAGGAATTGCCACCAATATGCACTTTAATAGCATTGTGATGAAAAATGTTGGCACTCCTATCCTAATTGACCAACAATATTGCCCATACGGAAAGTGCCGATTCAAGgtatttctatatttaataCGTTCTCTAACTTAATCCCCgttgaataattatttgattttaaaatgtgatttGTGTTGAACCTATAGATTCCATCTAGAGTTGCAATAAGCGATGTCGGATTCAGGAACATCGTAGGGACATCGACAACTCGAGTGGCTGTAAAGCTTGTGTGCAGCCGAGGGTATCCGTGCAAGAACGTGAAGCTATCAAACATAAACTTGAGATACATAGGCACCAATGGCACAGCCATATCAGAATGTTCTAATGTGAAGCCTACAATATCTGGAAGAGTGATGCCGCCTGCCTGCACTAGGGCTTTTGCAATATGATTCATCCACAacccaacaaaacaaaacatatgAATATATGAATACTAGCACCCTTTCATGCTTCTTAATGTACATGAACATGATGAGAGGTGAAGTTTAAATGTATCCCTTGATGATTGGGGGTTTTCTTTTAGAGCCAAATTATGGGCacccaaaatatatatacgaGTTTCATTTGAAATTGGATAAGTAACATTAATTATTCAAGACGTTCTTGCTTTCTTTGGAGGTCTGAATTTTAGCTTAAAGTTAATAGGTA
Protein-coding sequences here:
- the LOC111811718 gene encoding exopolygalacturonase clone GBGA483-like produces the protein MSSLTISRSSTFIIFFFLCLITNGLAADFHVKRYGAKANGNSDDSQAIMKAWKDACMSRKPSKVVISGGRYVVNSMKFKGPCMAPVHIQMEGRLEAPLNIQHMKSDDNWIIFEYINGLTISGKGIFDGRGSLAWKQNQCASSGKCDSLPISLRFYSLNNTIIRGITSTDSKFFHMNVHNCRNMTIQNIIINAPGISPNTDGIHIGGSSGVTISNARIETGDDCVSIGDGSQQIIVEKVTCGPGHGISIGSLGKYKNEKPVSGVIVRNCTIKNTMFGVRIKTWPDSTQGIATNMHFNSIVMKNVGTPILIDQQYCPYGKCRFKIPSRVAISDVGFRNIVGTSTTRVAVKLVCSRGYPCKNVKLSNINLRYIGTNGTAISECSNVKPTISGRVMPPACTRAFAI